A window of Actinomadura viridis genomic DNA:
GCCAGCGCCGCCGCCAGCCCGCGCCCGTCGAAGAACCCCCCGGCCGCGATCACCGGGACGTCCACGGCGTCCACGACCTGGGGCAGCAGCAGGGTGGTCGCGACCGGCCCGGTGTGCCCGCCGCCCTCGCCGCCCTGGACGAGCACCGCGTCGGCGCCCCAGGCCGCGACCTTCTCGGCGTGCCGCCGGGCGCCCACCGACGGGATCACCACCACCCCGGCGTCCTTCAGCCTGGCGATCAGCTCGGGACGGGGCGCCAGCGCGAACGAGGCCACCTTGACCCGTTCCCGGATCAGCAGGTCGATGCGCTCGCCGGCGTCACCGGCGTCCGCGCGGAGGTTGACCCCGAACGGCGCGCCGGTCCGCTCCCTGACCTCGCGGATCGCCCCGCCGAGCTGGTCGAGCGTCATGGTCGCCGACGCCAGGATCCCCAGGCCGCCCGCGTTCGCCACCGCCGACACCAGCCGCGGCCCCGCCACCCAGCCCATGCCCGTCTGCACGACGGGGTGCCGGACCCCGGTCAGGCGGGTCAGCGGGGTGTCGAGGACCTGGCCGGTCACGAGGGGACCTCGCGCTCCCGCAGCCCGCGGGGGTCGAGCACCTCGCGCATGATCCGCAGCTCCTCGCCGGTGGGGACGCGCGTCTCGGGGACCTCGCCGGGGATCACCAGGTCGAACCCGGTGCTCTCGGCGATCTCCTCCGCGCTCACCCCCGGGTGCGCCGAGCGCAGCCTTAGCCGGCGGTCGGGGGTGGCGAAGTCGAGCACCGCCAGGTTCGTGACCACCGCGCGGAGGTCGTGGGCGCCTCTGTCCTGGCCGATGCCGCTCACGAAGTCGACCTTCTCGGTGAAGACCCGGCGGGAGTGCTTGGGGATCCAGTAGCTGGTGGTGTTGACCTTGGTGTTGCCGGGGGCGCCGCGCACCCCGAGCAGCTGCGACCTGGGCCGCTCCCAGTCCCCGATGCAGGAGATGTTGGAGTTGCCGTACCGGTCCATCTGGCTGGCCCCCAGCACCACGTGCCGCCGCCCGTTCAGCACCAGCCACAGGTGGTCGCGGAACGGCAGCCAGCCCTCCACGTCACCGGCCGGGGCGCCCAGCGGGACGGGCTCGGCGGTCAGCAGCGGCCCGCCGTCGGTCGTCAGCAGGCCCGGCTCGAAGGTGAGCCGCGCCAGCCGGGCGCCGAGCGCGGGCACCATCCCGCTGACCGCCGCCGCCACGATCTCGCCGTCCCCCCGGAAGAGGTCGGCGCACGCGGCCGCGCAGACCTCGGCCCGGGTCGCCGTTCCCGTGCTCATCGCTCCCCTTCCCGCCACGCCCGCACGGCCGCCTGGTACGCGGCCTCGTCGCCGGACAGGAAGCGGTCGCGGAAGGCCGCCCACTTCTCCGGATCGGAGGCCGATTCGACGTAGAGCCTCTGGAACCTCTCGTCCCGGCCGTGGTCGGGCTCGCCGAGGGTGAAATGGGCGCCGCCCGGCGTCTCCACCACCCCGGCCACGTGCGACCGGCTGATCAGCAGGGACTGCAGGGGACCCTCCTTCAGCAGCCCGGCCGTCTCGACGATCCGCTCGCACGAGACGTAGGTGCGCCCGGCGGCCTTGGCGAACAGGTCGTCCATGTACGGGTCGGGCCCGAGGTACTGGGCGTTGCCGCGGCGGTCGGCCCGGTTCATGTGGACGAGGGCGGCGTCCATCTTCAGCGGCGGGACGGCGATGAGCTCCCCGCCGTCCTCGGGGCCGTCGTGGTAGGGCGACCGGACGGTGCGCAGGTGCGGGTTGACCTTGAGGACGTCCGAGCCGAGCCCCGCCGGGGTGGGCAGGAACGGCAGCCGGTGCGCCGCCGCGTACAGCCCGAACATGAACATGCCCTCGTCGTACTCGGTGAACGCGACCGCGCCCGCCTGCCGCGCCGCGCGGAAGTGCGGCTCCAGCGGCACCGAGTCGAGGGTCACGAACGGGGCCACCACGGCCTTCGCCTTGCCGTACGCGCACAGCAGCCCGACGTCGGGCCCGCCGTAGGAGACCACGGTCAGGTCGGTCAGGTCGGAACGGCAGATCGCGCGGACCAGCGCC
This region includes:
- a CDS encoding NAD(P)H-dependent flavin oxidoreductase; this encodes MTGQVLDTPLTRLTGVRHPVVQTGMGWVAGPRLVSAVANAGGLGILASATMTLDQLGGAIREVRERTGAPFGVNLRADAGDAGERIDLLIRERVKVASFALAPRPELIARLKDAGVVVIPSVGARRHAEKVAAWGADAVLVQGGEGGGHTGPVATTLLLPQVVDAVDVPVIAAGGFFDGRGLAAALAYGAAGVAMGTRFLLTSDSAVPEEVKEVYLRTAETTVTRQVDGMPHRVLRSDLVDALERSGRAAALVRAARNAARFRRLSGLSWRAMIADGRSMRRGKDLSWSQVLMAANTPMLLKAAMVDGRPDLGVMASGQVVAVIDDLPSCAELIASIVTGAAEAIAAQRSHLAAP
- a CDS encoding CoA-transferase subunit beta gives rise to the protein MSTGTATRAEVCAAACADLFRGDGEIVAAAVSGMVPALGARLARLTFEPGLLTTDGGPLLTAEPVPLGAPAGDVEGWLPFRDHLWLVLNGRRHVVLGASQMDRYGNSNISCIGDWERPRSQLLGVRGAPGNTKVNTTSYWIPKHSRRVFTEKVDFVSGIGQDRGAHDLRAVVTNLAVLDFATPDRRLRLRSAHPGVSAEEIAESTGFDLVIPGEVPETRVPTGEELRIMREVLDPRGLREREVPS
- a CDS encoding CoA transferase subunit A, with protein sequence MDIDEVVGSLESGMTIGIGGWGSRRKPMALVRAICRSDLTDLTVVSYGGPDVGLLCAYGKAKAVVAPFVTLDSVPLEPHFRAARQAGAVAFTEYDEGMFMFGLYAAAHRLPFLPTPAGLGSDVLKVNPHLRTVRSPYHDGPEDGGELIAVPPLKMDAALVHMNRADRRGNAQYLGPDPYMDDLFAKAAGRTYVSCERIVETAGLLKEGPLQSLLISRSHVAGVVETPGGAHFTLGEPDHGRDERFQRLYVESASDPEKWAAFRDRFLSGDEAAYQAAVRAWREGER